The sequence TAGGCATCGACCCCCGGGGGGATGGATCGGAAGAAGTCGCCGCCGATCGCCTCGCAACGGCCAGCCTGCCCGGCGGCCTCGATGGCGGGGCGGGCCCGGTCGACGACCCCGGGGAGGTCGAAGAGCAGGCCCTTCAGGGAAGGGTACCGTCGAAGGGCGCCCAGGAGCATGGTGCCGTTGCCGCCGCCGATGTCGGCAAGGGTGTCGACCCCGGAGAGGTCATAGGCGTCGAGGATCGCATCGGTCTCGCGACCGTGGATGCTCGTCATGGCGGCGTCGAAGACCCGGGCGGGTTCCGGATTCTCGGCCAGGTAGGGGAAGATCGGCTGGCCGTAGACCATCTCGAAGCCGGTCTGCCC comes from Bremerella sp. JC817 and encodes:
- a CDS encoding methyltransferase, coding for GQTGFEMVYGQPIFPYLAENPEPARVFDAAMTSIHGRETDAILDAYDLSGVDTLADIGGGNGTMLLGALRRYPSLKGLLFDLPGVVDRARPAIEAAGQAGRCEAIGGDFFRSIPPGVDA